One stretch of Girardinichthys multiradiatus isolate DD_20200921_A chromosome 2, DD_fGirMul_XY1, whole genome shotgun sequence DNA includes these proteins:
- the LOC124858131 gene encoding monocyte chemotactic protein 1B-like gives MARLALSVIVLMMAVIALTEGLRGVGPKKCCFKFNDKPVSKEKVVGYIKTSQRCPNPAILLNTVAGRQLCVRTSATWVKELINYLETKNVLGTNSTM, from the exons ATGGCTCGTCTTGCTCTGTCTGTGATTGTTCTGATGATGGCGGTCATCGCTCTCACTGAAG GTTTGCGTGGAGTTGGCCCAAAGAAGTGCTGCTTCAAATTCAATGACAAGCCTGTGTCAAAAGAAAAAGTTGTGGGCTACATCAAAACCAGTCAGCGTTGCCCCAACCCTGCCATCTT GCTGAATACAGTGGCAGGCCGTCAGCTGTGTGTCAGAACTTCAGCCACCTGGGTGAAGGAGCTTATCAACTACCTGGAGACCAAAAATGTTCTGGGCACAAACTCCACAATGTAA